A stretch of DNA from Malus sylvestris chromosome 9, drMalSylv7.2, whole genome shotgun sequence:
CCATTATGACAAGAATTTTGGATTCAGAATCTCCAGCCTCTATGTCCACTGGTCTAGTTGGTTTCTGATCTTGATCACTACTGCTGCTGCTTGAGCTCTTGTGAAGGGAGCAAGCAAGAATCAGCAACGCTGCCGCAACGAGCCCCAACATGAGTGCTAGGCCTCCAAATAGGTATGGCATCGGAGAATTCCAGTTTCTGAATATGGCGTCGTGACCAGTAGCCGCGGTGGTGGAGTTTGCAGCTGAAGGCCTCATTGCTGTCTCTCTGGTTTTTTTACAATGCAAATGTGACAAATGAATGAACTATGCTTTGGTTTTATAAGCTGGCATAAGCTTTAAAGTTCCACAGTGACCTGATAAGAAGAAAGGAAATTTTATCATCTAAGCTTTAAATTTACAATTATTGCCTTTGTTGTACATGAAT
This window harbors:
- the LOC126582990 gene encoding protein GLUTAMINE DUMPER 1-like codes for the protein MRPSAANSTTAATGHDAIFRNWNSPMPYLFGGLALMLGLVAAALLILACSLHKSSSSSSSDQDQKPTRPVDIEAGDSESKILVIMAGEKTPTYLANPITCSTTLSHAPI